Part of the Candidatus Cloacimonadota bacterium genome, CGTCTTTTGTATCATCAAATTTGGTTGGATTTGAGGGCAATGGAGCATTTGGATTTGTTACATTTAGCTCGTAGGTTATGGAAACGAAAGCTACCTTCGTGTGCCTTGGAAACTATAGAATTCTATATCTTAGGGCATATAAGAGATAAGGAACTGGATATTTCTGGGGGTGACGTTCCGCAGACATATTTCAATTTCCTTAGTACTGGGGATGCCGAGATGGTAAAACGTGTTTTTGTACACAACCATCACGACATCTTGCACACTGCGGCACTTTTTGCACTGTTATGTGATGGCTGTAAATACCCTCCAGAAGGGGGCATGGACGTTCGTATCGATTATCATGCTTTAGCGCTCCTCTATAAAAGTCAGGGGAGTTTAGATATTGCCCGCAGAGTACTGATTGATCTTATGGCAAAGGGAGAGCTTAATGCAGATATTGCTCTGGATTTAGGATTATTATACAAAAAGGCGCAAGAGATGGAGAATGCATTGGATTGTTTTCAAATAGCCGCTGCTTTAGATAATACTGTTGCCATGATAGAGGCGGCAAAGATATTGGAAAGGCAAAAGGATTTTATCGCTGCGGAGGAGTTGAGTAAAAGAGCACTATTTATTGAGGGGGGAAGGTTTATGCAAAACCACAAACTTCTTGCAGATATTCAAAAACGCATAGAGAGGTTGATGCGCAAAAGCTCCCCATAGGGCTCATATTCGAACGGGAATAATTTTGCTTATTAAAGATTATTCTAGCCCCAAGCTTATCTGCCGCAGTTTCCCTTGTTCTGTGCATGAAATACACAAAAGCTATTGACACAAAACGGCATCGACATTTTACTGCTCCCAAAATATTCAATAATCGGGAGTAGATACAATGAAAATATCAGGATCAGGCTGGACACCTACCGCCACCTTGGCAAAGCTCTTTGAAGAGCAAAACCAGTTCTTTGATGCTTTGGCTACATACGAGTTAATTGCCCAAAGCGATTCTTCTGCTGCCATTCGGGAGAAGATCGAAGCGCTTCATGCCCGAATTTTGAACGACCCTTCAAACCGCTACGATTCTCGAATCGAGAAACTCTTTACTCCCGAAGAGTTGGCATATCTTAAAATCCTTAGTCATCAAGGCTTCGACAACATGTCTCGCACGATGGAAAAACTAGGTGAAGGGATACAGGATACCGAAATCATCTTTGATGAAGAAGATGTTTTGGCAGATGAATCTGAGCTGGATGCGCTTAGCCGCGTTTTAGATGAAATTGAACGCCAGGCTCAGTTAAACATGGCTTACGAAAATGAGGACTATCGGGAAACCAGCGTGGGTGACCTGTTAATAGCAGTACTTTCCCGCTGGGATAAGAATACTTCCCTTGCCGATATCAAAGTATCGGAGATCATGCACCTGTTTGTGGATTTGCAAAGTAAACTTCCAGAATAATGCTCAAACAAAGTCCAAAGTACAATAGCATTTGCCTCAAATGCCGGCATAAGTGTAAGCAAACAAAAAAAGTATTATTACTCTCGTGTCCACACTTTGATCCCATTCCAGTTCAATTAGAAATCAAGGTTCCCGGCTTGGGAAAACGCCGAAAGAAAGCATGATCCGCATCATTGCCGGCAAGCATAAAAAACGCAAACTGTTTTCAGTGCCGGGACTCACTACCCGCCCCACAACGGATTTTAACCGGGAAATGATATTTAGCACATATCAAGATTTTGAGGGTAAACGCATCTTAGATCTTTTTGCAGGAACGGGGGCATTTGGTTTGGAGGCTCTTTCTCGAGGTGCAATTTGGGTAGATTTTGTAGAATTTGCCAATAGTGCTATTGCCACCATTCTAAAGAACACTACTCTGCTTTCCTGCACAGATTCATGCCATATTTACCGTAAACGCGTGGAGGCATACCTTAAAGATTGCTCGTATACTTATGACGTGATATTTCTAGATCCACCTTACGATAAGAACTTAATAAACCCAACCTTGCAATCCATTATGAAGGGCAACATTTTAAATCCCGGTGGAGTGATAATAGCAGAGCATTCTCGCAAGGAGAAGCCCGCCGACGATCTTTGTAAGTATATTCTTAAACAAAAAGAGGGAAATACTTGCAGTTTCAGTTGGCTCTCGGTATAGCCAATCTCTTAAAACCCATCAAATCTAACCTATTCTGCTTATACTAATTATCAGGATATATAATTTTTAGGCATTCACAGCAGGAAAATACTTGATACGTTCTACCCAAGCACCATTCTTACCCATTACTTTAAGCA contains:
- a CDS encoding ribonuclease H-like domain-containing protein encodes the protein MDQDRELFGTEIKELLQESIKRTIEGEFSPHRDDPVFFTKEAYPLRTKIEGLPLFPSLIPDIVRSWANLGETTYKPEDVLVLDLETTGLGRGGIFAFMIGLGYFEAGQFFVEQIFLPDPDAEEHSFERLQELMESRSLLITFNGKSFDVPVLEARLLYHQIWLDLRAMEHLDLLHLARRLWKRKLPSCALETIEFYILGHIRDKELDISGGDVPQTYFNFLSTGDAEMVKRVFVHNHHDILHTAALFALLCDGCKYPPEGGMDVRIDYHALALLYKSQGSLDIARRVLIDLMAKGELNADIALDLGLLYKKAQEMENALDCFQIAAALDNTVAMIEAAKILERQKDFIAAEELSKRALFIEGGRFMQNHKLLADIQKRIERLMRKSSP
- the rsmD gene encoding 16S rRNA (guanine(966)-N(2))-methyltransferase RsmD, which gives rise to MIRIIAGKHKKRKLFSVPGLTTRPTTDFNREMIFSTYQDFEGKRILDLFAGTGAFGLEALSRGAIWVDFVEFANSAIATILKNTTLLSCTDSCHIYRKRVEAYLKDCSYTYDVIFLDPPYDKNLINPTLQSIMKGNILNPGGVIIAEHSRKEKPADDLCKYILKQKEGNTCSFSWLSV